Part of the Candidatus Poribacteria bacterium genome, GACGGCAGACCCCCATCAAATAGCACGGGTATCGTCGCGTTCAACAAATACACAGGGAAGGTCGTTTACAAAATCAGTGACGAATTAGCAAGCTACGCCAGCCCCATCACGGCAACAATTGCTGGACGCCGTTGGGGGTTCATGTTTTCTCGAGATGGACTTGTCGGTTTTGAACCCACGACGGGTAAAATAGACTTCCACTATCCGTGGCGCTGTCCGAAGATTGAATCTGTCAATGCCTCGAATCCAGTTGTTGCAGATGACCTCGTATTTATCAGTGAATCTTACGAGGTCGGCAGTTCCGTCCTCCAAGTGCATCCCGGTGGCTACAAGGTCGTTTGGAAGGATCCAGAGCGCCGCCGAGACCAATCCCTGCGGCTGCACTGGAACACCGCTGTCCATCACGAGGGGCATCTCTACGCCTGTAGTAGCAGGCACTCCAGCGGCGCGGAACTCCGGTGTGTAGAACTCAAGACCGGCAAAGTCGTGTGGGGACAACGCGTTGACGAACGTGCATCTTTACTTTGGGTGAATGACCATTTCATCTTCCTCGGTGAATATGGACGGTTGATGCTGCTTAAATGCACCCCTGAAAAGATGGAGATCCTTTCTGAAGCAGTTCCAAGAGACGAAAATGGAAGACAATTTATAGAATATCCTGCATGGTCGACCCCTGCATTGTCAAATGGGCTGTTATACGTGCGAGGCAAAGACAGGTTAGTCTGCTTTGCGCTCACCGCGCAAAAAGACTAAGGATCCGTGTCTCTTGACTAAGGCTTCCACAGTGTCGCTTCAATGAACCTATCACCATCAGGCTCCTCATCGAAATAGTAAGCGGTCACTATAGTTCCATCAGGACGTTGGACCGTGCGCGGATACCCGATATCGGGATC contains:
- a CDS encoding PQQ-like beta-propeller repeat protein translates to MPARAFLLFILSLPLIVSADWNDFLGPERNGKSQEKIEIAPWRNTGPPVVWHKKIGISYGAPTIADRRLFIFARHGDMARLTCMESDTGTELWRFEYPTDYEDMYGYNNGPRSCPVVDEERVYIFGVQGKLHCLNVSDGSVLWKMDTAARYNVVQNFFGTASTPIVEGELLIAQIGGSPPGTPKNIWASDGRPPSNSTGIVAFNKYTGKVVYKISDELASYASPITATIAGRRWGFMFSRDGLVGFEPTTGKIDFHYPWRCPKIESVNASNPVVADDLVFISESYEVGSSVLQVHPGGYKVVWKDPERRRDQSLRLHWNTAVHHEGHLYACSSRHSSGAELRCVELKTGKVVWGQRVDERASLLWVNDHFIFLGEYGRLMLLKCTPEKMEILSEAVPRDENGRQFIEYPAWSTPALSNGLLYVRGKDRLVCFALTAQKD